A stretch of the Capsicum annuum cultivar UCD-10X-F1 chromosome 8, UCD10Xv1.1, whole genome shotgun sequence genome encodes the following:
- the LOC124886569 gene encoding uncharacterized mitochondrial protein AtMg00810-like — protein MVVILVYIDDLLITGNDHEMVLDTKKIFQDKFKIKDLGNLRYCLGIEFARSEAGILMHQRKYCLEFISDMGLSNSKPVGAPMELNQKLTTSKFDSYFPPVGSTDKFLEDPTRYQKLVGRLLYLTITRPVIACAVQLLSQFMHKPKISHMEAAMRVVKYVKNSPGLGILMTSKGAKQLRAFCDADWASCPNTRKSTTGYFVFCGDSLVSWKSKKQNTISISLAEAEYRSLASTVAEIVWLVGLYKELGVDVALPMSICSDSKSLIQITANLVFHE, from the coding sequence ATGGTAGTAATACTAGTTTATATTGATGACTTGTTGATAACAGGAAATGATCATGAGATGGTATTGGACAcaaagaagatttttcaagataaattcaagattaaggatttagGTAACTTGAGATATTGTTTAGGCATTGAGTTTGCAAGGAGTGAGGCTGGAATTCTTATGCACCAGAGAAAATATTGTCTAGAGTTTATATCAGATATGGGGTTGTCCAACTCAAAGCCTGTTGGAGCTCCTATGGAATTAAATCAGAAGCTTACCACATCAAAATTTGATTCATATTTTCCACCTGTTGGAAGCACTGACAAGTTCTTAGAAGATCCTACAAGATATCAAAAGCTTGTAGGCAGACTACTTTACTTGACTATAACCAGGCCAGTTATTGCATGTGCAGTTCAACTTTTGAGTCAATTCATGCATaaacctaaaatatctcatatggAAGCAGCAATGAGAGTGGTTAAGTATGTCAAGAATTCACCAGGATTAGGAATTCTTATGACTTCTAAAGGTGCAAAGCAGTTGAGAGCATTTTGTGATGCAGATTGGGCATCATGCCCAAACACCAGGAAATCAACCACTGGATACTTTGTGTTTTGTGGAGATTCTTTGGTTTCTTGGAAATCAAAGAAGCAAAATACTATCTCAATAAGCTTAGCAGAGGCTGAGTACAGGAGTTTGGCATCTACTGTGGCTGAGATTGTGTGGCTAGTTGGACTGTACAAGGAATTGGGAGTTGATGTTGCTTTGCCAATGTCCATATGCAGTGATAGCAAGTCTTTAATTCAAATTACAGCTAATCTAGTGTTCCATGAATGA
- the LOC107844952 gene encoding putative pentatricopeptide repeat-containing protein At3g25970, protein MKLLHSLAETSAPSLSKLTATHCRAIKSAHITDTYTATTILNGYTKCRQIGTALKLFDEIPHRDTASWNIMISGYINSGKFQSSWVFLNLMKQHGFCANEYTFGSILKGVASNGLLSLGQQVHCDVVKMGYVRNVYSASALLDMYAKCGKVDDANEVFKCMPERNYVSWNAIIAGYAGKGDVEYCFWLLRAMEKWGVKPDDGTFSPLLTLLNEERFYRLTMQVHAKVEKLGLGCEVKVFNALITAYSQCGNIGSAESVFVGTVNCRDLVTWNSMLAAYLEHDEEKEAFKLFLDMERLGLEMDSYTYTSITSGCFEGRHISRGKSLHALIMKRGLENVTIISNALIAMYAKSGTNSMDDALRVFENQDAKDSVSWNSILTGLSQKGWSEIAFERFSKMRVENLEMDEYSFSATLRSCSDLATLRFGQQVHALALKLRSESYKYVSSALILMYSNCGTIEDAWKSFEVSPKDSSISWNSIMFAYAQHGQGKLVLDLFFLMKQREVKLDHITFVAVLTACSHIGLVEEGCLFFKSMEADFGIVPRMEHYACAIDLLGRAGRLEETKELFKRMPFDPDAMVLRTLLGTCRSCGDIEYAIEVASRLLELEPGEHSTYVLLSDMYRQFKRWDKIANIKRLMRERSVVKVPGWSWIEVQNEVHAFNAEDLSHPHCDDIYAKLRELTDEIMFSESGNACELMIFTCDQESVI, encoded by the coding sequence ATGAAGCTATTGCATTCACTTGCTGAAACATCAGCCCCATCATTGTCAAAACTAACAGCAACCCATTGTCGAGCTATCAAGTCAGCACACATAACTGATACGTACACTGCCACAACCATCTTAAACGGATACACAAAATGCAGACAAATTGGTACTGCCCTCAAACTGTTCGACGAAATTCCCCACAGAGATACTGCTTCTTGGAACATCATGATTTCCGGAtacatcaattctgggaagtttCAGAGTTCTTGGGTGTTCCTTAATTTGATGAAACAACATGGGTTTTGTGCAAATGAGTATACTTTTGGAAGTATACTAAAGGGTGTTGCTTCTAATGGCTTGTTGTCCTTGGGACAACAGGTGCATTGTGATGTGGTTAAAATGGGATATGTACGGAATGTTTATTCAGCGAGTGCGTTATTGGATATGTACGCTAAGTGTGGGAAAGTTGACGATGCGAATGAGGTGTTTAAATGCATGCCTGAACGCAATTATGTGTCGTGGAATGCTATAATAGCAGGGTATGCTGGGAAGGGGGATGTGGAGTATTGTTTTTGGTTGTTGAGAGCTATGGAGAAATGGGGTGTGAAACCTGATGATGGAACGTTTTCTCCGCTTTTAACGTTGCTAAATGAGGAGAGGTTTTACAGGTTGACTATGCAGGTTCATGCAAAAGTCGAAAAACTTGGTTTAGGTTGTGAAGTCAAAGTGTTTAATGCTTTAATTACTGCATATTCCCAATGTGGGAATATTGGAAGTGCGGAAAGTGTTTTTGTTGGTACTGTTAATTGTAGAGATTTGGTAACATGGAATTCAATGCTAGCAGCTTATTTAGAACATGATGAGGAGAAGGAGGCATTTAAACTATTCTTGGACATGGAAAGGCTTGGGTTGGAGATGGATTCTTATACATATACTAGTATAACAAGTGGTTGTTTCGAGGGTAGACATATCAGTCGAGGAAAGAGTTTGCATGCTTTGATTATGAAGAGAGGATTGGAAAATGTAACTATAATCTCTAATGCGTTGATTGCCATGTATGCCAAATCAGGCACAAATTCTATGGATGATGCACTGAGAGTATTTGAAAATCAGGATGCAAAGGATTCTGTTTCTTGGAACTCCATTTTGACTGGATTGTCACAGAAGGGTTGGAGTGAAATTGCTTTcgaaagattttcaaaaatgagGGTGGAAAACCTGGAGATGGATGAGTATTCCTTTTCTGCCACCCTTAGATCCTGCTCAGATTTGGCTACTCTTCGATTCGGTCAACAAGTTCATGCCTTGGCACTAAAACTGAGGTCCGAGTCATATAAGTACGTGAGCAGTGCTTTGATACTTATGTATTCCAATTGTGGAACCATTGAAGATGCTTGGAAGTCCTTTGAAGTTTCTCCAAAAGATAGTTCGATATCTTGGAACTCGATCATGTTTGCTTATGCACAACATGGGCAGGGTAAGCTCGTGCTTGACCTCTTCTTCCTAATGAAACAAAGGGAAGTGAAGCTAGATCATATCACTTTTGTTGCTGTCTTGACTGCATGCAGTCACATTGGTTTGGTTGAAGAAGGTTGCCTTTTTTTCAAGTCTATGGAAGCTGATTTTGGAATTGTTCCTAGAATGGAACATTATGCTTGTGCAATTGATCTACTTGGGCGTGCTGGACGTCTTGAGGAGACAAAGGAACTATTTAAAAGGATGCCATTTGATCCTGATGCTATGGTTTTGAGAACTCTGCTAGGTACTTGTCGATCATGTGGTGATATTGAATATGCAATTGAGGTAGCCAGTCGTTTGCTTGAATTGGAGCCGGGAGAGCATAGCACTTATGTTTTGCTCTCCGACATGTACAGACAGTTTAAAAGGTGGGATAAAATAGCTAACATCAAGAGGCTGATGAGGGAAAGGAGTGTCGTTAAGGTACCTGGTTGGAGTTGGATAGAAGTTCAAAACGAAGTGCATGCTTTCAATGCAGAGGACCTATCACATCCTCATTGCGATGATATTTATGCGAAACTGAGAGAGTTGACAGATGAAATCATGTTTTCTGAATCTGGAAATGCTTGTGAATTAATGATTTTTACGTGCGATCAGGAATCAGTGATTTAA